A genomic window from Fusarium falciforme chromosome 2, complete sequence includes:
- a CDS encoding GPI-anchor transamidase produces MNLSFLRFHALVAAALFATTILAEHTSNWAVLVCTSRFWFNYRHLANVLSMYRTVKRLGIPDSQIILMLPDDMACNPRNAFPGTVYSNSDRAVDLYGDNIEVDYRGYEVTVENFIRLLTDRVGAEMPRSKRLLTDDRSNILVYMTGHGGNEFLKFQDAEEIGAFDLADAFEQMWEKKRYHEILFMIDTCQANTMYSRFYSPNIIATGSSELDQSSYSHHADNDVGVAVIDRYTYYNLEFLENNVKDLNSQKTVGELFDSYDYDKIHSHAGMRYDLFPGGAENARSRLITDFFGNIQNVEVDRAGNLTLEEDLLALSKKIALLRQKEAEQAKEASQEGSASAAASAPTEVAKRVQKAKALTDDNWWTKKVVGATALAGCALLWGLGSFLEG; encoded by the exons ATGAACCTGTCCTTTCTTCGATTCCACGCCCTCGTGGCGGCGGCATTGTTCGCAACCACCATCCTCGCCGAGCATACCAGCAACTGGGCCGTTCTCGTTTGCACATCACGATTCTGGTTCAACTACCGCCACCTTGCCAATGTTCTCTCCATGTACCGAACCGTAAAGCGCCTCGGCATCCCCGACTCCCAGATCATCCTGATGCTCCCCGACGACATGGCTTGCAACCCCCGCAACGCCTTCCCCGGAACCGTCTACAGCAACTCTGATCGCGCCGTCGATCTCTATGGCGACAACATCGAGGTCGACTATCGTGGCTACGAGGTTACCGTCGAGAACTTTATCCGTCTGTTGACCGATCGCGTCGGCGCCGAGATGCCACGAAGCAAGCGCCTTCTTACCGACGACCGGAGCAATATTCTGGTTTACATGACTGGTCACGGTGGAAACGAATTCCTCAAGTTTCaggatgccgaggagatTGGCGCGTTCGATCTTGCCGACGCCTTTGAGCAGAtgtgggagaagaagag ATACCATGAAATTCTCTTCATGATCGACACCTGCCAGGCCAACACCATGTACAGCAGGTTTTACTCTCCCAACATCATTGCTACCGGCTCATCCGAACTCGACCAATCCTCATACTCGCATCACGCCGACAACGATGTTGGCGTGGCCGTCATTGATAGATATACCTACTACAACCTAGAATTCCTTGAGAACAACGTCAAGGACTTGAACAGCCAAAAGACTGTTGGCGAATTGTTCGATAGTTACGACTATGACAAGATCCACTCGCACGCTGGTATGCGCTACGATCTATTCCCCGGCGGTGCCGAGAACGCTCGCAGCCGTTTGATCACCGACTTCTTCGGCAACATTCAAAACGTCGAAGTCGACCGTGCTGGCAACCTGACCCTTGAGGAGGACTTGCTGGCCCTCAGCAAGAAGATTGCCCTGTTGCGACAAAAGGAAGCAGAGCAAGCCAAGGAAGCTTCGCAGGAAGGGTCTGCCAGTGCGGCCGCCAGCGCCCCGACGGAGGTTGCAAAGAGGGTCCAAAAGGCTAAGGCCTTGACAGATGATAACTGGTGGACAAAGAAGGTGGTTGGCGCAACAGCTCTTGCGGGCTGCGCTCTCCTCTGGGGCCTAGGGTCCTTCCTTGAGGGTTGA
- a CDS encoding Diphthine methyl ester synthase, with protein sequence MLYLVGLGLSDETDITVKGLEVVKKASRVYLEAYTSILLVDQSVLESYYGRSITVADREMVESNSDEILRNAQNEDVAFLVVGDPFGATTHTDLVLRARELEIPVRTVPNASIMSGIGACGLQLYNFGQTVSMVFFTDTWKPASFYDRIKENREIGLHTLVLVDIKVKEQSLENMARGRLIYEPPRYMTVGQCAQQMLEIEDERKEGVYTKDSLAIGAARVGGVTEKFVAGTLEELCSADEELGPPLHSLVLLGRRTHELEHDYVRQFAVDKEKWDRLWKAEYGKQ encoded by the exons ATGTTGTACCTCGTGGGACTTGGTCTCTCTGATGAGACAGATATTACTGTCAAGGGTCTTGAGGTTGTCAAGAAGGCCTCGAGAGTCTACCTTGAGGCGTACACCAGTATCCTACTTGTAGACCAGTCGGTCTTG GAATCCTACTATGGACGATCGATTACGGTTGCCGACCGTGAGATGGTCGAGTCCAACAGCGATGAAATTCTACGAAATGCGCAAAACGAGGACGTAGCATTCCTCGTTGTGGGAGATCCATTTGG CGCAACAACACATACCGACCTCGTCTTGCGTGCCCGAGAACTCGAGATCCCCGTCCGAACTGTCCCTAacgcctccatcatgtccgGTATCGGCGCCTGCGGCCTCCAGCTCTACAACTTTGGCCAGACCGTCTCCATGGTGTTCTTTACAGACACGTGGAAGCCCGCGTCGTTCTACGATCGGATAAAGGAGAACCGAGAGATTGGTCTCCATACTCTGGTCTTGGTGgacatcaaggtcaaggaacAGAGCCTGGAGAATATGGCTCGAGGTCGTCTGATCTACGAGCCCCCCCGATACATGACTGTGGGCCAGTGCGCCCAGCAGATGCTGGAGATTGAGGATGAGCGCAAGGAGGGCGTCTACACCAAAGACAGCCTGGCCATCGGTGCCGCTCGCGTGGGAGGCGTAACAGAGAAGTTTGTTGCCGGAACACTGGAGGAGCTTTGCTCTGCTGATGAAGAGCTTGGCCCCCCTCTTCACAGTCTCGTGCTCCTCGGCCGAAGGACCCACGAGCTCGAGCACGACTATGTTCGACAGTTTGCTGTTGACAAGGAGAAGTGGGACAGGCTATGGAAGGCAGAGTATGGCAAGCAGTAG
- a CDS encoding Protein bli-3: MSFSNTSTGDAPADPYKKANLEDLPLQTKIEDLADFINKCKFGMMTTRGSASGNLVSRCMALAATETGGIDLLFHTNTESGKTDDLAADPHVNVSFVNPSGEWASIAGTATVDTDRSLVSKHYTPTLKAWLGDLGDGVHDGSENDPRIGVIRVKTVSSTYSLVAKNILSRAADVATSAVTGKPASPNRLREITEGDVRSWRASRE, from the exons ATGTCTTTCTCCAACACTTCCACAGGCGATGCTCCCGCCGACCCCTACAAGAAGGCCAATCTCGAGGATCTTCCTCTCCAGACCAAGATTGAGGACCTGGCCGACTTCATCAACAAGTGCAAGTTTGGCATGATGACCACCCGTGGCTCTGCCTCGGGCAACCTCGTTTCTAGATGCATGGCGCTGGCCGCTACC GAGACCGGAGGCATTGACCTACTATTCCACACCAACACCGAGTCTGGCAAGACTGACGACCTCGCCGCCGACCCTCACGTCAACGTCTCCTTTGTCAACCCCTCTGGAGAGTGGGCTTCCATCGCTGGAACTGCCACCGTTGATACCGACCGCAGCTTGGTGTCCAAGCACTATACTCCCACCTTGAAGGCCTGGCTCGGTGATCTCGGCGATGGCGTGCACGATGGCTCCGAGAACGACCCTCGCATTGGTGTCATTCGCGTCAAGACCGTCTCGTCGACATACTCGCTGGTGGCCAAGAACATCCTTAGCCGCGCTGCTGACGTCGCCACGAGCGCCGTCACCGGCAAGCCTGCCTCGCCCAACCGCCTGAGGGAGATCACGGAGGGAGATGTGCGATCGTGGCGCGCTTCGCGAGAGTAA
- a CDS encoding C2H2-type domain-containing protein produces the protein MSDSKKGGAYGGAPSGDTDFRKTWDLDEYAAKAKEREAKEKEEAKARYEAKLAGKKYYKPLTGDETYTSARRNVIDLTQQVGKTQLVPAGAGVGKRGRGAGFYCEACDLTFKDNKQFVEHLNTPQHLLNTGQTTEVKRATAEEVHQRIEYYIRRREELEKEKQTSLHERLQLREEEAEKEAEERRKKRKEENERKKAKREEESKVKMEYGDDVRIEGEHDEDDMMAQMGFTGFGTSKK, from the coding sequence ATGTCCGACTCCAAGAAGGGAGGCGCATACGGCGGCGCGCCATCGGGCGACACCGACTTTCGAAAGACTTGGGATCTTGACGAATACGCCGCGAAAGCCAAAGAACGCGAGGctaaggagaaggaggaggccaaggcccgtTACGAAGCCAAGCTCGCAGGCAAGAAATACTACAAACCCTTGACGGGCGACGAGACCTACACATCAGCGAGAAGAAATGTTATCGACCTCACTCAACAAGTTGGAAAGACACAGCTCGTTCCAGCGGGAGCAGGCGTCGGGAAGCGCGGTCGTGGAGCTGGTTTCTACTGTGAGGCTTGCGACCTCACGTTCAAGGACAACAAACAATTCGTGGAGCATCTCAACACACCGCAGCATTTGCTCAACACGGGTCAGACGACAGAGGTGAAGCGCGCAACGGCTGAGGAGGTACACCAGCGCATCGAATACTACATTCGACGGCGAGAGGAGTTGGAAAAGGAGAAGCAGACGAGCCTACACGAGCGACTGCAGCTAcgggaagaggaggctgaaaaggaggccgaggagcgacgcaagaagagaaaggaagagaatgagaggaagaaggcaaaaCGGGAAGAGGAgtccaaggtcaagatggAATATGGCGACGACGTTCGAATCGAGGGCGAgcatgacgaggacgacatgatggcACAGATGGGATTTACCGGGTTTGGAACGTCAAAGAAGTGA
- a CDS encoding Chitobiosyldiphosphodolichol beta-mannosyltransferase encodes MSAAFVVSVIAGSLSCILLVWLLSGLANLIPTRYRPAENPEDEHIQILVVGDVGRSPRMQYHALSVAKHGRNVDIVGYKETARHPDLIGNPRVTMYPLPPQPEVLRWGTLPFFLNLPMKVLWQFWGMFHTLMYDAPPAKWIIIQNPPSIPTFHVALMVSLIRGSKLVVDWHNYGYTILAQNRWYKPLVPLYRWYETGFGRYLGDANLAVTDAMARQLKVKPFNVKHPVYTLHDRPAQVFQPILSTTERQAFLSRLAETKALAKDIMAGAVRLIVSSTSWTPDEDFGLLLDALVSYANDFSESSPILAIITGKGPQKEHYLDRIKTLQEEGKLPGIRVVTAWLSTRDYASLLACADLGISLHKSSSGVDLPMKVVDMFGAGLPVAAYSAFESFSELVKEGQNGCGFETSSELAEILRRLLGFSGQEELARLKQGAVSEGKLRWDEEWDRVVGKVIGLVDEEKST; translated from the exons ATGTCAGCCGCTTTCGTTGTTTCCGTCATCGCTGGCAGCCTCAGCTGTATCCTCCTAGTATGGCTTTTGAGCGGGCTCGCCAATCTCATCCCAACCCGATATCGTCCAGCTGAGAATCCTGAAGATGAGCACATCcagatcctcgtcgtcggcgacGTTGGTCGCAGTCCTCGCATGCAATATCACGCATTGAGTGTTGCTAAACATGGACGAAATGTCGATATTGTTGGCTACAAAG AGACGGCGAGACACCCTGATCTCATTGGTAACCCTCGAGTCACCATGTATCCCCTTCCGCCGCAGCCTGAGGTGCTTCGATGGGGAACTCTGCCATTCTTCCTCAACCTTCCTATGAAGGTTCTATGGCAGTTCTGGGGCATGTTTCATACTCTCATGTATGATGCGCCTCCAGCCAAATGGATCATCATCCAG AACCCTCCATCTATTCCAACCTTTCATGTGGCACTCATGGTCTCTCTCATCCGAGGTAGCAAGCTTGTCGTGGACTGGCATAATTACGGATACACCATCCTTGCCCAGAATCGTTGGTATAAGCCCCTTGTGCCCCTGTATCGATGGTATGAGACCGGCTTTGGGCGCTATCTTGGCGATGCCAATCTTGCCGTCACTGATGCCATGGCTCGTCAACTCAAGGTGAAGCCATTCAATGTGAAGCACCCCGTCTACACTCTGCATGACCGACCAGCCCAGGTGTTCCAGCCTATCTTGTCAACAACAGAGCGGCAGGCATTTCTGTCTAGGCTCGCGGAGACCAAGGCCTTGGCCAAGGATATCATGGCCGGTGCGGTTCGTCTCATTGTCAGCAGCACCTCGTGGACGCCAGACGAAGATTTTGGTCTACTTCTCGATGCCCTTGTGTCATACGCCAACGACTTTTCCGAGTCTTCTCCTATCCTAGCTATCATTACCGGAAAGGGTCCGCAAAAGGAACACTACCTCGATCGGATCAAGACACTCCAGGAGGAGGGCAAGTTGCCTGGCATCCGAGTTGTGACCGCCTGGCTGTCGACTCGGGATTACGCCTCGTTGCTGGCCTGTGCTGATCTCGGCATCTCACTGCACAAGTCTAGCTCCGGTGTAGATCTCCCCATGAAGGTTGTCGATATGTTTGGTGCTGGTCTCCCTGTTGCAGCATACTCTGCGTTTGAGAGTTTCAGtgagctcgtcaaggaggGACAGAATGGTTGCGGCTTCGAGACCTCGTCTGAGTTGGCCGAAATCCTCCGAAGGCTACTTGGGTTCTCCGGACAAGAAGAGTTGGCTCGATTAAAGCAGGGTGCAGTCAGTGAGGGAAAACTACGATGGGATGAGGAGTGGGATCGAGTGGTCGGAAAAGTCATTGGGCTGgtggacgaggagaagagcaCATAG